One genomic window of Dromaius novaehollandiae isolate bDroNov1 chromosome 23, bDroNov1.hap1, whole genome shotgun sequence includes the following:
- the PAQR7 gene encoding membrane progestin receptor alpha: protein MATVITEKLSRLFINVRQVPQLLAPLPPSTVSSSEVPKVFWKPYIHTGYRPVHQTWRYYFSTLFQQHNEAINVWTHLVAALILLLRFQQLSQRVDFGQDPHAQPLLIIVVASITYLTFSTFAHLLQAKSEFWHYSFFFMDYVGVAIYQYGSALAHYYYAIEPTWHEKIQGFYMPVAALLAWLSCAGSCYAKYRYHRSAHFLSRVCQEMPSGLAYMLDISPVIHRIYAAQSEHADPALLYHKCQVLFFLIGAFFFSHPYPEKWFPGKCHFFGQSHQIFHVFLVLCTLAQIEAVVLDYESRRQIYSKLQGDLAHNFSALCLFTGTCSVLTATYMARKVKSELGLKEE from the coding sequence ATGGCAACTGTCATCACTGAAAAGCTTAGCCGCCTCTTCATTAACGTGCGCCAGGTCCCTCAGCTgctggccccgctgcctccctccACTGTGAGCAGTTCAGAGGTGCCAAAGGTCTTCTGGAAGCCCTACATCCACACCGGCTACCGGCCCGTTCACCAGACCTGGCGCTATTACTTCTCGACGCTCTTTCAGCAGCACAACGAGGCCATCAACGTCTGGACCCATCTGGTGGCAGCACTGATTCTGCTGCTGCGGTTCCAGCAGCTTTCGCAGCGGGTGGATTTTGGGCAGGACCCTCATGCCCAGCCCCTCCTCATCATCGTTGTGGCGTCCATCACGTACCTGACGTTCAGCACCTTCGCTCATCTTCTGCAGGCCAAATCGGAGTTCTGGCACTACAGCTTCTTCTTCATGGACTATGTGGGAGTAGCCATTTACCAGTATGGCAGCGCCTTAGCGCACTACTATTATGCCATTGAGCCAACCTGGCATGAAAAGATCCAGGGGTTTTACATGCCGGTGGCTGCCCTGCTGGCGTGGCTGTCCTGCGCCGGTTCCTGTTACGCCAAGTATCGGTACCACCGGTCCGCTCACTTTCTGAGCAGGGTCTGTCAGGAAATGCCCTCCGGTCTGGCCTACATGCTTGACATTAGCCCTGTGATTCACCGGATCTACGCTGCCCAGTCCGAGCACGCTGACCCAGCCCTACTGTATCACAAATGCCAGGTACTGTTTTTCCTCAttggtgccttttttttctcgCACCCTTACCCAGAGAAGTGGTTCCCTGGGAAATGTCACTTTTTTGGGCAAAGCCATCAGATTTTTCACGTGTTCCTTGTCCTTTGCACGCTGGCGCAGATTGAGGCAGTGGTGTTGGATTACGAGTCCAGGCGGCAAATCTATTCTAAACTGCAGGGTGACTTAGCTCATAACTTTTCTGCCCTGTGCCTTTTCACTGGAACCTGCTCTGTTCTCACAGCCACTTACATGGCCAGGAAGGTGAAGAGCGAGTTGGGTCTCAAAGAAGAGTAA
- the MTFR1L gene encoding mitochondrial fission regulator 1-like → MAAQSTIPIWQNKPHGSSRSVVRRIGSTLPLKPCPRATFEVLPNVSELYLNDIPPVPTLADIVWIAADDEETYARVRSDTRPLKHKWKPSPFTVIQRNASVPNLRKQEEKLLALKKPGLPALSRTTELQDELSHLRSQIAKIVAAESASASLTPDLLSPGSSNASSPLPCFGPSFHSTTSFVISDITEEEAELETPELPSVSMLCSATSECCKPEPKDPDEEDSVSLSKASSFADMMGILKDIHRMKQNKDLNRTSMKEEDPAILIAEVLRRKFALKDEDLTMKEK, encoded by the exons ATGGCGGCGCAGTCG ACGATCCCCATTTGGCAGAACAAACCCCACGGCTCATCGCGCAGCGTCGTCAGGAGGATCGGGTCAACCCTtcctctcaaaccctgccccAGAGCAACCTTTGAG GTTCTGCCAAACGTTTCAGAGCTCTATTTAAATGACATCCCTCCGGTCCCTACTTTGGCCGACATTGTGTGGATAGCAGCAGATGATGAAGAAACATATGCCAGAGTCAG GAGCGACACTCGCCCGCTGAAGCACAAGTGGAAGCCCAGTCCCTTCACTGTCATACAGCGAAATGCTTCAGTCCCCAACCTgaggaagcaggaggagaagctgcTCGCCTTGAAGAAACCTGGTTTACCAGCACTGAGCCGAACAACCGAGCTCCAGGATGAGTTGAGTCACCTTCGGAGTCAGATAGCTAAAATAGTGGCTGCAGAGTCAG cttctgCTTCATTAACACCAGATTTATTATCTCCAGGAAGTTCAAATGCATCTTCTCCTTTACCTTGTTTTGGACCCTCTTTCCACTCTACAACTTCCTTTGTCATTAGTGATATcacagaggaggaggcagaatTAGAAACCCCAGAGCTCCCATCAGTTTCCATGCTTTGTTCTGCAACCTCTGAATGTTGTAAACCAGAACCAAAGGATCCTGACGAGGAAGATTCTGTGTCTCTTTCGAAGGCCAGCAGTTTTGCGGACATGATGGGCATTCTTAAAGACATTCATAGGATGAAGCAGAACAAAGACTT AAACCGAACGTCAATGAAGGAGGAAGACCCTGCTATTCTTATAGCGGAAGTTTTGAGAAGAAAATTTGCCCTAAAGGATGAAGATCTAACCATGAAAGAGAAGTGA
- the STMN1 gene encoding stathmin, producing the protein MATSDIQVKELEKRASGQAFELILSPRSKEAVPEFPLSPPKKKDLSLEEIQKKLEAAEERRKSHEAEVLKQLAEKREHEKEVLQKAIEENNNFSKMAEEKLTHKMEANKENREAQMAAKLERLREKDKHIEEVRKNKEGKDPGEAETD; encoded by the exons ATGGCTACTTCTG ATATTCAAGTGAAGGAACTGGAAAAGCGTGCCTCCGGGCAGGCATTTGAGCTGATACTCAGTCCCCGCTCAAAAGAAGCAGTTCCAgaatttcctctttctcccccGAAGAAGAAGGATCTGTCATTGGAAGAAATCCAAAAGAAGTtggaagcagcagaagagagaCGTAAG TCTCACGAAGCAGAAGTCTTGAAGCAGCTAGCTGAGAAAAGGGAGCATGAAAAAGAAGTGCTTCAGAAAGCAATTGAAGAAAATAACAACTTCAGCAAAATGGCAGAAGAGAAGCTGACCCACAAAATGGAAGCTAACAAAGAAAACCGAGAGGCACAAATGGCTGCTAAACTGGAACGCTTGAGGGAGAAG GACAAGCATATCGAAGAGGTTCGAAAGAACAAAGAAGGCAAAGACCCTGGTGAGGCCGAAACTGACTGA
- the AUNIP gene encoding aurora kinase A- and ninein-interacting protein: protein MVEEIQPRNDLMETLPQGNGTNHCRSLQPLPWKSACNRPWWGARMASSPHLNSGLTWREELLGPPAAPHLPQLLPMRTRPENAASIRCRGSAMRRKRRGSPARQVEACDVWLDTAKLKQRRGQSLLPKPKVSHRLLERHCEGYTSVPSTQTRAAPACTKQTTISAFFSTQTDEKDKENSRLSPLILNKEHKEKGIPLAASPVKILTFPQIEEAQKPPFRAEDKKVQIIPQHLVQKAPVSQTSLPDSLLEAESRSKGEASCGGEEDFSLDFTQDSEGNQILAHRNVADLFAGETVSGSNITSRKRTDSWINKEEGQLDPEEEKDGLDIQPSHGANQSKKPHRLSSSNNSLIDFSEPENINPAIKRDNIGAAGFCSSPKRIPKAQPLRERSQNAGGGSAKEEWDSKNRLSSPLRQLFTQDSEGNRVISHYCQKVRSPLKAKNSTSSWLTNSPYKDCSRDATNRNVSKLGEHQLDACYDLLFTQDSEGNRVIKH from the exons ATGGTAGAAGAAATACAGCCAAGGAATGACTTGATGGAGACTCTGCCCCAGGGAAATGGTACCAACCACTGCAGGtctctgcagcctctgccttgGAAGAGTGCCTGTAACAGGCCCTGGTGGGGGGCTAGGATGGCATCCAGCCCCCATCTCAACAGTGGGCTAACATGGAGAGAGGAACTGCTGGGGCCCCCAGCTGCACCACACCTTCCACAGCTGCTGCCCATGAGGACAAG GCCGGAAAATGCAGCGAGCATCCGCTGCCGAGGGTCGGCCATGAGACGCAAACGCAGAGGCAGCCCTGCCCGGCAGGTTGAGGCGTGCGATGTCTGGCTGGACACGGCGAAGCTAAAGCAGCGCAGAGGACAG tcTCTCCTACCCAAGCCAAAAGTATCTCATCGCCTTCTGGAGAGGCACTGTGAGGGGTACACCTCAGTGCCTTCCACGCAGACAAGAGCAGCTCCAGCGTGCACCAAGCAAACCACCATCTCCGCCTTCTTCAGTACCCAGACAG atgaaaaagacaaagaaaactcCAGGTTATCTCCGCTTATCCTAAATAAAGAACATAAAGAAAAAGGTATTCCTTTGGCTGCCTCCCCTGTGAAGATCTTGACGTTTCCGCAGATAGAGGAAGCGCAGAAACCACCCTTCAGAGCTGAAGATAAGAAGGTACAGATTATACCCCAGCATCTTGTACAAAAAGCACCAGTCTCGCAGACCTCTTTGCCAGACTCTTTGCTAGAAGCAGAGTCCCGCAGTAAGGGTGAGGCCTCCTGTGGGGGAGAAGAGGATTTCTCCTTAGACTTTACCCAGGATTCAGAGGGCAACCAGATCCTAGCTCACAGAAATGTAGCTGACTTATTTGCTGGAGAAACAGTCTCTGGAAGCAACATAACTTCAAGAAAGAGAACAGACTCCTGGATAAACAAAGAGGAGGGCCAGCTGGAcccagaggaggagaaggatggacTTGATATCCAACCAAGTCATGGTGCAAACCAGAGTAAGAAACCACACCGACTATCTAGTAGCAATAATTCTTTAATTGATTTCTCCGAGCCTGAGAATATAAATCCTGCTATAAAGAGAGACAATATCGGGGCTGCTGGCTTTTGTTCATCTCCTAAAAGAATACCTAAAGCACAGCCTTTGAGAGAACGCAGCCAAAATGCTGGTGGTGGTTCAGCTAAGGAAGAATGGGACAGTAAGAACAGACTGAGCAGTCCCTTGAGGCAATTGTTTACCCAGGATTCAGAGGGGAACAGAGTAATTTCTCACTACTGCCAGAAAGTGAGATCTCCTCTAAAGGCGAAAAACAGCACTAGCAGTTGGCTGACTAACTCCCCATACAAGGATTGTTCCAGGGATGCTACAAATAGGAATGTAAGCAAACTAGGGGAGCATCAGTTAGATGCATGCTACGATTTACTATTCACCCAGGATTCAGAAGGGAATAGAGTTATTAAACACTGA